A stretch of the Archangium violaceum genome encodes the following:
- a CDS encoding lipase/acyltransferase domain-containing protein has protein sequence MAAVIKDVVVLLPGLLGSVLKRDGKEIWGLSGSAIFRALFSGAGSVKSLTLKSDSGGELADDGVEATAVLPDTHLIPGLWKVDGYTRVAETLVGKLGLIPGANFFEFPYDWRRDIRFTAKRLARESERWLHAWRNSNGGSKDARLILVGHSMGGVVSRYFLECLGGWKDTRALITFGTPHRGSFMALQALALGFRKNLGPVNLFDLSEMVRSLPSAYQLLPTYPCVQLPDGSIVRPGEAQGLGQLDAVKAAAGLAFQREIEQAIETNAKSTGYLDPKRGYALYPVVGSTQPTLQGVRLTASGALEMLHSDPDGTDHGGDGTVPRVSALPLEERHQVRVMYSPTSHASLQNAFEVLAHVEGVLTGQLINLDKYRDSLFGPSPRSLSLYLEDAFGHDEPVTVRVRPSAEPVSLQAYVTNVKTGQSFSTELTRDADGFHVGTLRPLPPGLYRVSVKGGPEVMPVTDVFAVFHRAGQLPEDEEDVVDQLVRFSLPPQDPERKRSVEPHSASLVKPPPEAIDAPAALDEGQRITRYPSVEPVVPARPGQALPLTVDLALTEVGSATESAGVTVSGLPPDWKELPIKVRLLCTEMTFRAGADTGVVLVQRNAESIPATLTGTVNPGASGELTVVATFEYGGRFCGAARRSIPIESAGAGSADPSSSRSPSMPPLPGTAPASAGATDEGKGTFVLEAGAEKPHLTVQIHRLDRGNPRRLYWMLHVAVPCEGLPARLSGDLDLGSDPAAFFQSVAATARELRSGEHYNWFLGLGKLLYQRTPNAFRETFRALRKQYGPGFPIQFITDDPHVPWELMAPTDVPDAELLCMDHPVARWLLDYQTSLTTRLTQGDMLTIAPDYQFHPHLAPLPQAQAESLQLARRFRAVRVAGRRQPVLSLLGGSYGRPVGLVHFAGHGKYSANNEVSPSCVYLEDGELRTLEVRNSMTMLGQRSRPLVIFNACEVGTSTDMLGGIGGWAETFVSEQFSGFIAPLWPVQDAHARNAVEQLVADLKVNHLTVGEALRRLRQSEAKTSPTYLSYVFVGDVMASFAQAVSAARNVAA, from the coding sequence ATGGCCGCCGTCATCAAGGATGTCGTCGTTCTTCTGCCGGGTCTGCTCGGCAGTGTGCTCAAGCGGGACGGCAAGGAGATCTGGGGACTGTCCGGTAGTGCCATCTTCCGTGCCCTCTTCAGCGGCGCGGGCAGCGTGAAGTCCCTCACGCTGAAGTCCGACAGCGGGGGCGAGCTCGCCGACGATGGCGTGGAGGCCACCGCCGTCCTGCCCGACACGCATCTCATCCCCGGGCTGTGGAAGGTGGATGGCTACACCCGCGTGGCGGAGACGCTGGTGGGGAAGCTGGGGCTCATCCCCGGCGCGAACTTCTTCGAGTTCCCCTACGACTGGCGGCGAGACATCCGCTTCACCGCGAAGCGGCTCGCTCGCGAGTCCGAGCGGTGGCTCCATGCGTGGCGCAACAGCAACGGCGGCTCCAAGGATGCGCGCCTCATCCTCGTGGGTCACTCCATGGGCGGCGTCGTGTCGCGCTACTTCCTCGAGTGCCTCGGGGGATGGAAGGACACGCGCGCGCTCATCACCTTCGGCACGCCCCACCGTGGCTCGTTCATGGCGCTGCAGGCGCTCGCGCTGGGCTTCCGCAAGAACCTGGGGCCGGTGAACCTCTTCGATCTGTCCGAGATGGTGCGCTCGCTCCCCTCGGCGTACCAGCTCCTGCCCACGTACCCATGCGTGCAGCTGCCCGATGGGAGCATCGTCCGTCCGGGCGAGGCCCAGGGCCTCGGCCAGCTCGATGCCGTCAAGGCCGCGGCGGGACTCGCCTTCCAGCGGGAGATCGAGCAGGCGATCGAGACCAACGCGAAGAGCACCGGGTACCTCGACCCCAAGCGGGGCTACGCGCTCTACCCGGTGGTGGGCAGCACCCAGCCCACGCTGCAAGGGGTTCGCCTCACCGCGTCCGGAGCGCTGGAGATGCTTCACAGCGATCCGGATGGCACGGACCACGGGGGTGATGGCACGGTGCCACGCGTCTCCGCGCTGCCGCTGGAGGAGCGCCACCAGGTGCGCGTCATGTACAGCCCCACGTCTCACGCCTCGCTGCAGAACGCCTTCGAGGTGCTGGCCCACGTGGAGGGCGTGCTCACCGGCCAGCTCATCAACCTCGACAAGTACCGGGACAGCCTGTTCGGGCCGTCGCCGCGGAGCCTCTCACTGTACCTCGAGGATGCGTTCGGGCACGACGAGCCGGTGACGGTTCGTGTCCGCCCCTCGGCCGAGCCCGTGTCGCTCCAGGCCTACGTCACGAACGTGAAGACGGGCCAGTCGTTCTCGACGGAGCTCACGCGTGACGCCGATGGCTTCCACGTGGGCACGTTGCGCCCGTTGCCTCCCGGCCTGTACCGCGTGAGCGTGAAGGGGGGCCCCGAGGTCATGCCCGTGACGGACGTCTTCGCCGTCTTCCACCGCGCGGGCCAGCTGCCGGAGGACGAGGAGGATGTGGTCGACCAGCTGGTGCGTTTCTCCTTGCCGCCGCAGGATCCGGAGCGGAAACGGTCGGTGGAGCCGCATTCCGCCTCGCTGGTGAAGCCTCCGCCGGAGGCGATCGATGCCCCGGCCGCGCTGGACGAGGGGCAGCGAATCACCCGCTACCCCTCGGTGGAGCCGGTGGTGCCCGCGCGCCCTGGACAAGCGCTTCCCCTGACGGTGGACCTGGCGCTGACGGAGGTGGGCTCGGCGACGGAGTCCGCGGGGGTCACCGTCTCCGGGCTGCCGCCCGATTGGAAGGAGCTCCCCATCAAGGTCCGTCTGCTCTGCACGGAGATGACGTTCCGGGCGGGGGCGGACACGGGCGTGGTGCTGGTGCAGCGCAACGCCGAGTCGATCCCCGCCACCCTCACGGGCACCGTCAACCCGGGCGCCTCGGGTGAGCTCACCGTGGTGGCCACCTTCGAGTATGGAGGCCGCTTCTGCGGCGCGGCCCGCCGGAGCATCCCCATCGAGTCCGCTGGCGCGGGGAGCGCGGATCCGTCCTCCTCGCGCTCCCCCTCGATGCCGCCCCTGCCCGGAACGGCGCCGGCTTCCGCCGGGGCGACGGATGAGGGAAAGGGGACGTTCGTGCTCGAGGCCGGGGCCGAGAAGCCCCACCTGACGGTGCAGATCCACCGCCTGGACCGAGGCAACCCACGGCGCCTGTACTGGATGCTCCACGTGGCGGTGCCATGCGAGGGACTGCCGGCCCGGCTCTCCGGAGATCTGGACCTGGGCTCGGACCCGGCCGCCTTCTTCCAGAGCGTGGCCGCCACGGCGCGCGAGCTCCGCTCGGGCGAGCACTACAACTGGTTCCTCGGGCTGGGGAAGCTGCTCTACCAGCGGACGCCGAACGCGTTCCGGGAGACGTTCCGTGCCCTGCGCAAGCAGTACGGGCCGGGCTTCCCCATCCAGTTCATCACCGATGATCCGCACGTGCCGTGGGAGCTGATGGCGCCCACGGATGTGCCGGACGCGGAGTTGCTGTGCATGGATCACCCGGTGGCGCGGTGGCTGCTCGACTACCAGACGTCGCTGACGACGCGCCTGACGCAGGGGGACATGCTCACCATCGCCCCGGACTACCAGTTCCACCCGCACCTCGCGCCCCTTCCGCAGGCACAGGCGGAGTCCCTGCAGCTCGCCAGGCGGTTTCGCGCGGTGCGCGTCGCGGGCCGGCGCCAGCCCGTGCTGAGCCTGTTGGGCGGGAGCTACGGCCGGCCCGTGGGGCTGGTGCACTTCGCCGGGCACGGCAAGTACAGCGCGAACAACGAGGTGTCGCCCTCGTGCGTCTACCTGGAGGATGGCGAGCTGCGGACGCTCGAGGTGCGCAACTCGATGACGATGCTGGGGCAGCGGTCCCGGCCGCTCGTCATCTTCAATGCCTGCGAGGTGGGCACGTCCACCGACATGCTCGGTGGCATCGGGGGCTGGGCCGAGACGTTCGTGAGCGAGCAGTTCTCCGGCTTCATCGCGCCCCTGTGGCCCGTGCAGGACGCGCACGCGCGCAACGCGGTGGAGCAACTGGTGGCGGACCTGAAGGTCAATCACCTCACCGTGGGCGAGGCGCTCCGGCGTCTGCGTCAGAGCGAGGCGAAGACGTCACCCACGTACCTCTCCTATGTGTTCGTGGGGGACGTGATGGCGAGCTTCGCCCAGGCGGTCTCCGCGGCTCGTAACGTCGCGGCGTAG
- the sitA5 gene encoding SitA5 family polymorphic toxin, whose product MRPGWMAVLLLLLVGCGTATRVVRLDTGQGTPLVHSPRGGHGAVPLREGELRDAMEVLVRDVRPASRPLRFARALMFESWQEEVHLEWTGRRLVPGSPEAPRLHPEQDGLTRGYELWCERGRHTRDCLSLLRDTPSLDADGRYTLAMAIAVDAVWDETKAALAEMADPEAVRANIVSAMAMYMMLWLLPEPLSKGLAATLTAGLIAYLGIDTVWGLIGGWIRLVGEVNQATTFGQLRAAGERYGKVMGRHAARAFVLLATAAIGNTAGLATKGPGLPGYSRAAVLAEAQGGFRLAAVGEVQSVAVSAEGAFTIALAPGAVAMTAQGGHSPGKGSLTGRPTRPAPNDDDPVNLKAIERENESARTLADDGYQVEQNPPPKPNGKAPDYKINGEYYDCYAPSSSRARNIADRILKFKVEPGQADRIVLNLDDSGVSLDALKQQFKDWPIPGLKEVIVVRGGKVIPLFP is encoded by the coding sequence ATGCGACCCGGATGGATGGCCGTGCTGTTGCTCCTGCTCGTCGGCTGCGGCACCGCCACCCGGGTCGTGCGTCTGGATACGGGACAGGGCACGCCTCTCGTCCACTCTCCACGTGGCGGCCATGGGGCGGTGCCGCTGCGCGAGGGCGAGCTCCGGGATGCGATGGAGGTGTTGGTCCGGGACGTGCGGCCCGCCTCGAGGCCCCTGCGATTCGCCCGGGCGTTGATGTTCGAGTCCTGGCAGGAGGAGGTGCATCTGGAGTGGACGGGCCGGCGGTTGGTGCCCGGTTCACCGGAAGCCCCGCGACTGCATCCGGAGCAGGACGGGTTGACACGCGGTTATGAGCTCTGGTGCGAGCGCGGGCGCCACACACGGGACTGCCTTTCGCTGTTGAGGGACACGCCCTCGCTCGATGCGGATGGGCGGTACACGCTGGCGATGGCCATCGCCGTGGACGCGGTGTGGGACGAGACGAAAGCGGCGCTGGCGGAGATGGCGGACCCGGAGGCCGTGCGGGCCAACATCGTGTCCGCGATGGCGATGTACATGATGTTGTGGTTGCTACCCGAGCCATTGTCGAAGGGACTTGCCGCGACGCTGACGGCTGGGCTCATCGCGTATCTGGGCATCGACACGGTGTGGGGGTTGATTGGAGGCTGGATACGGCTGGTGGGGGAGGTGAACCAGGCCACGACCTTCGGGCAACTGCGAGCGGCGGGGGAGCGGTACGGCAAGGTGATGGGCAGGCACGCGGCACGGGCCTTCGTGCTGTTGGCGACAGCGGCCATCGGAAACACGGCGGGGCTGGCGACGAAGGGGCCGGGGCTGCCCGGCTACTCGCGGGCCGCGGTGTTGGCGGAGGCGCAGGGGGGCTTCCGGCTGGCGGCGGTGGGTGAGGTGCAATCGGTAGCGGTTTCCGCCGAGGGCGCTTTCACCATCGCGCTGGCTCCGGGCGCGGTCGCGATGACGGCCCAGGGGGGGCACTCACCTGGCAAAGGGTCTCTGACAGGGCGCCCGACTCGGCCTGCTCCCAATGATGACGACCCGGTCAATCTCAAGGCGATTGAGAGAGAGAACGAATCGGCACGAACCCTCGCGGATGACGGTTACCAGGTGGAGCAAAACCCTCCGCCCAAGCCGAACGGAAAGGCACCCGACTATAAGATCAACGGAGAGTATTATGATTGTTATGCGCCAAGCTCCTCACGCGCTCGCAATATCGCCGACCGAATCTTGAAGTTCAAAGTCGAGCCTGGACAGGCGGATAGGATTGTTCTCAATCTCGATGACAGTGGGGTCTCGCTCGATGCGCTGAAACAGCAGTTCAAGGACTGGCCGATTCCTGGTTTGAAGGAGGTCATTGTTGTAAGAGGGGGCAAGGTCATACCGCTTTTCCCGTAA
- a CDS encoding SitI3 family protein: MSLEYGLELSTGLKPQELLRLLEAQLALSWGNEKSLRGPALWIDCVEASRAGRESIEEGFHFSPDVLVIFRLDSNSGEYEEGHRVMLRATMLLLEHGQDGVLLFNGEHILLQRIAGQLVLNADARNWTDGLRLENEIRLPHEKRSLPSPLL; this comes from the coding sequence ATGAGTCTGGAGTATGGTCTTGAGTTGTCGACCGGTTTGAAGCCCCAGGAACTCTTGCGGCTGCTGGAGGCCCAGCTCGCTTTGTCATGGGGCAATGAGAAGTCATTGAGAGGTCCTGCGCTCTGGATTGATTGCGTGGAAGCCTCCCGTGCCGGACGTGAGAGCATCGAAGAGGGATTCCACTTCAGCCCGGACGTGCTCGTCATCTTCCGGCTCGATTCCAACAGCGGCGAATACGAAGAAGGCCACCGGGTCATGCTGCGCGCGACGATGCTCCTGCTGGAGCACGGCCAGGACGGTGTGCTGCTCTTCAATGGAGAGCACATCCTCCTGCAAAGGATCGCGGGACAGTTGGTGTTGAACGCGGACGCCAGGAACTGGACGGACGGGCTCCGGCTGGAGAATGAAATCCGGCTCCCTCACGAGAAGCGCTCCCTGCCGTCACCGCTGCTGTAG
- a CDS encoding alpha/beta hydrolase, which yields MPQKERVPPSPAPPPSDGERPAPNTLRTPATGAVARMLRSLRGLPEARSDSGPGSTGLAGWFKAETAPPTDITARFREVHQRVREDEPVLPDEAKRHLYLLVKGMLGDEVPGYLEDNQRRLEKRGLETREVAVDTEGRLLDNVEVVRDALLDAIHFRRTVVLVGHSKGGVEAMSTLALHPELRRHVRAVVALQAPFGGSVIANDLVTTPALRRLLDVTFPSLFQGDAASVEDLSYARRMAFVRQHPYPADIPTVALATSRLSRRSLMRPLCAYVHERYGWACDGMVNAVDAEVPGSRVVRLNDMDHAEAALTGVPGFSNYYPSDITETMVALALETPGGLQQR from the coding sequence ATGCCGCAGAAGGAACGCGTTCCACCCTCCCCCGCTCCCCCTCCGTCCGACGGGGAGCGCCCCGCCCCCAACACCCTCCGGACCCCCGCCACGGGCGCGGTGGCGCGGATGCTGCGCTCGTTGCGCGGACTGCCCGAGGCCCGGAGCGATTCGGGCCCCGGGAGCACGGGCCTGGCCGGGTGGTTCAAGGCCGAGACGGCACCGCCCACGGACATCACCGCCCGCTTCCGCGAGGTGCACCAGCGGGTGCGCGAGGACGAACCGGTATTGCCGGACGAGGCGAAGCGCCACCTGTACCTGCTGGTGAAGGGGATGCTGGGAGACGAGGTGCCCGGCTACCTGGAGGACAACCAGCGGCGCCTGGAGAAGCGGGGGCTGGAGACGCGCGAGGTGGCGGTGGACACCGAGGGGCGGCTCCTGGACAACGTGGAGGTGGTGCGCGACGCGCTGCTGGACGCCATCCACTTCCGCCGCACGGTGGTGCTGGTGGGCCACAGCAAGGGAGGCGTGGAGGCCATGAGCACGCTGGCGCTCCACCCGGAGCTGCGCCGTCACGTACGCGCGGTGGTGGCGCTGCAGGCACCGTTCGGCGGCTCGGTCATCGCCAATGACCTGGTGACGACACCCGCGCTGAGGCGGCTGCTGGATGTGACCTTCCCCTCGTTGTTCCAGGGGGACGCGGCCTCGGTGGAGGATCTGTCGTACGCGAGGCGGATGGCGTTCGTGCGCCAGCACCCCTACCCCGCGGACATCCCGACGGTGGCGCTGGCGACGTCACGGCTGTCACGGCGCTCGCTGATGCGGCCGTTGTGCGCCTACGTGCACGAGCGCTACGGCTGGGCGTGCGACGGGATGGTGAACGCGGTGGACGCGGAGGTCCCGGGCTCGCGCGTGGTGCGGTTGAACGACATGGACCATGCCGAGGCGGCGCTCACGGGAGTGCCCGGCTTCTCCAACTACTACCCGAGCGACATCACCGAGACGATGGTGGCCCTGGCGCTCGAGACTCCCGGAGGGCTACAGCAGCGGTGA
- the speD gene encoding S-adenosylmethionine decarboxylase, which translates to MKDASVLAALFEELIVLLELKVVGQPQWHVFPEPGGITGLTLLAESHLAVHTFPEHGFAALNVYCCRPRSRPDFEALLARHLGAASCRVRELPRGVGA; encoded by the coding sequence TTGAAGGACGCGAGTGTGCTCGCGGCCCTGTTCGAGGAGCTCATCGTGCTGTTGGAGTTGAAGGTGGTGGGTCAGCCGCAGTGGCACGTCTTCCCGGAGCCGGGCGGTATCACCGGCCTCACGCTGCTGGCGGAGAGTCACCTGGCCGTCCACACCTTTCCGGAGCACGGTTTCGCCGCGCTCAATGTCTATTGCTGCCGCCCTCGCTCGCGCCCGGACTTCGAGGCGCTGCTGGCGCGGCACCTGGGCGCGGCCTCCTGCCGTGTCCGTGAGTTGCCTCGGGGGGTGGGGGCGTGA
- a CDS encoding DUF4178 domain-containing protein: MTQGNCPSCGAPIEFTAGTALVVVCGHCQTVVAKKGIRLEAHGKIGAIVDTDSPLQLNVEGRIGRSGYRLVGHLQKDHGAGPWDEWYVEFDDGRTGWLSESEGAFHLLMASGTEPGLSYDDFPPGFRFSLRDHRLVVEERGHGRVVAAEGQLPSDVDPSADSYYVDATGPRGVFATLDFGTGTSDPEVYVGKKLKLEELGIPPDQFRPKVKRVSLQQARCSNCNGSLELRAPDRTKRVACPYCGALLDASQGKLAFLQLLEKPDHAPLIPLGARGKLKDAEWVCIGFLVRSCHVEGVRYPWEEYLLFNRSHGFTWLMNSNGHWVFLEPLDAGDVAVAEGIAAHLEGKRYRAFQSVTAETETVLGEFYWEVEAGETAEAEEYVAPPYSVNVDRTENEVSYTRGEYLSPEVVREAFQLKEPLPTPHGIAPSQPDPHASSPIWKWTGIWGAALLAVFLVVNMMAAKETVLVHEVRLPPNVRSGTPEAIQFSEPFEIHKRGNVRAELLASVSNNWLGVQGDLVNEATGEVVSFYEEVSYYYGNDSGESWSEGGQQEVEYLSVVPPGRYVLRTTAYFDGLSHGRDYRVTLVSDSPRFLWFFCALVLLLIGPLVAFFRSSSFESARWAESNLGSDSDD, encoded by the coding sequence GTGACGCAGGGTAATTGCCCCTCGTGTGGGGCGCCGATCGAATTCACCGCGGGCACGGCGTTGGTGGTGGTGTGCGGCCACTGCCAGACGGTGGTGGCCAAGAAGGGCATCAGGCTCGAGGCGCACGGGAAGATTGGCGCCATCGTCGATACCGACTCGCCCCTGCAGCTCAACGTGGAGGGCCGCATTGGCCGGAGCGGCTACCGGCTGGTGGGCCACCTCCAGAAGGACCACGGCGCGGGGCCCTGGGACGAGTGGTACGTCGAGTTCGACGACGGGCGCACCGGCTGGCTCTCCGAGTCCGAGGGCGCCTTCCACCTCCTGATGGCCTCGGGCACCGAGCCGGGCCTGTCGTACGATGACTTCCCGCCCGGCTTCCGCTTCAGCCTGCGAGACCACCGGCTGGTGGTGGAGGAGCGCGGGCACGGCCGGGTGGTGGCCGCCGAGGGCCAGTTGCCCAGTGACGTGGACCCGAGCGCGGACAGCTACTACGTGGATGCCACGGGCCCGCGCGGTGTCTTCGCCACGCTCGATTTCGGCACGGGGACGAGCGACCCCGAGGTGTACGTCGGCAAGAAGCTGAAGCTGGAGGAGCTGGGCATTCCTCCGGACCAGTTCCGGCCGAAGGTGAAGAGGGTGTCGCTGCAGCAGGCGCGCTGCTCCAACTGCAACGGCTCGCTGGAGCTGCGCGCGCCGGACCGGACGAAGCGCGTGGCGTGCCCCTACTGCGGCGCGCTGCTGGACGCCAGTCAGGGCAAGCTGGCCTTCCTCCAGCTGCTGGAGAAGCCGGACCACGCGCCGCTCATTCCCCTGGGAGCCCGGGGCAAGCTGAAGGACGCCGAGTGGGTGTGCATCGGCTTCCTGGTGCGCTCGTGCCACGTGGAGGGCGTCCGCTACCCATGGGAGGAGTACCTCCTCTTCAACCGGTCGCACGGCTTCACCTGGTTGATGAACTCCAACGGGCACTGGGTGTTCCTCGAGCCGTTGGACGCGGGCGACGTGGCGGTGGCCGAGGGCATCGCCGCGCACCTGGAGGGAAAGCGCTACCGCGCCTTCCAGAGCGTGACGGCCGAAACCGAGACGGTGCTGGGCGAGTTCTACTGGGAGGTGGAAGCCGGCGAGACCGCGGAGGCGGAGGAGTACGTGGCGCCGCCGTACTCGGTGAACGTGGACCGCACCGAGAACGAGGTGTCGTACACGCGCGGCGAGTACCTCTCGCCCGAGGTGGTGCGGGAGGCGTTCCAGCTCAAGGAGCCCCTGCCCACGCCCCATGGCATCGCGCCCAGCCAGCCCGACCCGCACGCGAGCTCGCCCATCTGGAAGTGGACGGGTATCTGGGGCGCGGCGCTGCTCGCCGTGTTCCTCGTGGTGAACATGATGGCCGCCAAGGAGACGGTGCTGGTGCACGAGGTGCGCCTGCCGCCGAACGTGCGCTCCGGCACTCCCGAGGCCATTCAGTTCAGCGAGCCCTTCGAAATCCACAAGCGCGGCAACGTGCGCGCCGAGCTGCTCGCGTCCGTCAGCAACAACTGGCTGGGTGTGCAGGGCGACCTGGTGAACGAGGCGACCGGCGAGGTGGTCAGCTTCTACGAAGAGGTGAGCTACTACTACGGCAACGACTCGGGTGAGTCGTGGAGCGAGGGTGGCCAGCAGGAGGTGGAGTACCTGTCCGTGGTGCCGCCGGGGCGCTACGTGCTGCGCACCACGGCGTACTTCGACGGCCTGTCCCACGGGCGCGACTACAGGGTGACGCTCGTGAGCGATTCCCCGCGTTTCCTCTGGTTCTTCTGCGCGTTGGTGCTGCTGCTCATCGGGCCCCTGGTGGCGTTCTTCCGCTCCTCCAGCTTCGAGTCGGCGCGCTGGGCGGAGAGCAACCTGGGCTCGGACTCGGATGATTGA
- a CDS encoding DUF350 domain-containing protein, with product MGVLAVVVNVGNLLASVVYSLVGLAVFVAGLFVFRLIMPFDVHKEIEVDQNTALGIVMGSFIIGLAIIVAAAISG from the coding sequence TTGGGTGTGCTGGCAGTGGTGGTGAACGTGGGCAACCTGCTGGCGAGCGTCGTGTACTCGCTGGTGGGCCTGGCGGTGTTCGTGGCGGGCCTCTTCGTGTTCCGCCTCATCATGCCCTTCGACGTGCACAAGGAAATCGAGGTCGACCAGAACACGGCGCTCGGCATCGTCATGGGTTCCTTCATCATCGGCCTGGCCATCATCGTGGCCGCGGCCATTTCGGGCTGA
- a CDS encoding polyamine aminopropyltransferase, with the protein MNKTLLFVTVLVIATCGLIYELIVGALASYLLGDSITQFSTVIGCYLFAMGIGSWLSRFIERGVPQRFVEIELGVALVGGACAPLLFLTFALTDMFRVVLYGCVLVIGTLVGLEIPLLLRILKDQLKFKDLVSQVLTFDYLGALAASITFPLLFVPKLGLVRTSLLFGLLNALVGLWSTWLLAPVLAHPTRLRVKAVVLSLLLVVGLVLGDRLTNFSEEHLYSDEVVHATSSPYQRIVVTRGKRGFSLYLNGNLQFSSVDEYRYHEALVHPAMVRAGKVERVLVLGGGDGLAAREILRYPEVKTLTLVDLDPSMTELATRYGELATLNAHALADPRMRVINTDAMEFLRQESGTWDVIVVDFPDPNNFALGKLYTTGFYKLLKRRVAPEGVAVIQSTSPLYARRSFWCVDTTLKAAGFWTQPYHALVPSFGEWGYVLVAHEGVLPRRPLPQGLRFLSDETHASLTQFPMDMGPLPAEVNRLNNQVLVHYYEEEWQRWN; encoded by the coding sequence TTGAACAAGACGCTCCTCTTCGTCACCGTCCTCGTCATCGCCACGTGTGGGCTCATCTACGAGCTCATCGTCGGCGCGCTCGCCAGCTACCTCCTCGGCGACTCCATCACCCAGTTCTCCACGGTGATCGGCTGCTACCTGTTCGCCATGGGGATTGGCAGCTGGCTGTCGCGCTTCATCGAGCGCGGCGTGCCCCAGCGCTTCGTGGAGATAGAGCTGGGCGTGGCGCTGGTGGGCGGGGCGTGCGCGCCGCTGCTCTTCCTCACCTTCGCCCTCACGGACATGTTCCGGGTGGTGCTGTACGGGTGCGTGCTGGTCATCGGCACGCTGGTGGGGCTGGAGATTCCCCTGCTGCTGCGCATCCTCAAGGACCAGCTCAAGTTCAAGGACCTGGTCAGCCAGGTGCTGACGTTCGACTACCTGGGCGCGCTCGCGGCGAGCATCACCTTCCCTCTGCTCTTCGTGCCGAAGCTGGGGCTGGTGCGCACCTCGCTGCTCTTCGGGTTGCTCAACGCGCTCGTGGGCCTGTGGAGCACGTGGCTGCTGGCGCCGGTGCTGGCCCACCCCACGCGGCTGCGGGTGAAGGCCGTGGTGCTCAGCCTCCTGTTGGTGGTGGGCCTGGTGCTCGGCGACAGGTTGACCAACTTCTCCGAGGAACACCTCTACTCGGACGAGGTGGTGCACGCGACGAGCTCGCCCTACCAGCGCATCGTCGTGACGCGGGGCAAGCGGGGCTTCTCGCTGTACCTCAATGGCAACCTGCAGTTCTCCAGCGTGGACGAGTACCGCTACCACGAGGCGCTGGTGCACCCGGCCATGGTGCGGGCGGGCAAGGTGGAGCGGGTGCTGGTGCTCGGCGGTGGGGATGGGCTCGCGGCGCGCGAAATCCTCCGCTACCCCGAGGTGAAGACGCTCACGCTGGTGGACCTGGATCCCTCGATGACGGAGCTCGCCACGCGCTACGGCGAGCTGGCCACGCTCAACGCGCATGCGCTGGCGGACCCGCGCATGCGCGTCATCAACACGGACGCGATGGAGTTCCTCCGCCAGGAGAGCGGCACCTGGGACGTCATCGTGGTGGACTTCCCGGATCCGAACAACTTCGCGCTGGGCAAGCTGTACACCACGGGCTTCTACAAGCTGCTGAAGCGGCGGGTGGCTCCGGAGGGAGTGGCCGTCATCCAGAGCACCTCGCCCCTCTATGCCCGGCGCTCCTTCTGGTGCGTGGACACCACGCTGAAGGCGGCGGGCTTCTGGACGCAGCCGTACCACGCGTTGGTGCCCTCCTTCGGTGAGTGGGGCTACGTGCTGGTGGCCCACGAGGGCGTGCTGCCCCGCCGTCCGCTGCCCCAGGGACTGCGCTTCCTCTCGGACGAGACGCACGCCTCCCTCACCCAGTTCCCCATGGACATGGGGCCGCTGCCGGCGGAGGTGAACCGGCTGAACAACCAGGTGCTCGTCCACTACTACGAGGAGGAGTGGCAGCGGTGGAACTGA